From Slackia heliotrinireducens DSM 20476:
AGCCCTACGCCATCAGCCCCGACAACCCGCTGCGTCGCGAAGCGGCCCGCAGGGGTTGGACCATTCTGGATTGGGATATCGACGTCGAGAAGTAGTTCGTTCCGCGTTGTTTACCAAGCCTTTCTCGAACGTTTACGGTTTGTTAATCGCAAACCGTCACTATCTGTTAATGTTTAGGTGTACCATTTTGACAGGTGATTACGAAACGGAGGTGGGCACACATGTTCGATACGACCAATGAAGACTCCCATAGCGCCCACGAATTCAACCACGCGAACGAAGCCCACAAGGCGCAGGACAGCGGCGACATCCGGCTGGCCGTGCACCTGTATCTGGCGGCGTTCGAAGAGGCCTCGGCCGATGGCGGCGAACCCGACCAGAGCGACATCGACAACCTCCGCACTGCGTTGGAGCTGGCCTTCGACCAGAAGGAACGCTCCTTGGCCGAACACATCTACGACCGGCTCGAGCCGTACATGACCGATGAGGAGCTGGGCACCTACGAGGTGCGCCTGCAGAACCTGGCCTTGGACAAGCTGTCCGAGTACGGTATATCCCGCACCGAGCTTGAGAACGTGGCCGACATGATCTCCGACGAGATCGGTGCTTCGGTCAAGCTCAGGTCCGTCACGCCCATCGCGCATATCGAGGCGGAGGCCGAAGTCATCGACGACGATGAGCCGGAAGATGACGAAGAAACCCCGCAGCTAGAGGACGTTGTTCCCTCCATCGAGGACTTCATGAAGAACCCGCAGCAGGCCATGGAGCGCATTGCCGGCGCCATCATGGGAGCCGCCCAAGGCGACGACCAGCAAGCCGCCAAGGCTCCTGAAAAAAATGCGCGCAAGAACAACGTGTTCGATTTCAGCAGCTTGGTGGGGTTTGACGCGGCCATCGAGGCAGCCCACGGCGTCGGGCTCTGCGTGGGCAACGACCCGGCTTACACCGAACTCATCAAAGAACTGAAGGCCAAGCACGGCGTCGACGGTCTGAGCGGTGCGGGAAGCTTCATCGTGCGCACCTCTTCGCGCGACGACGCCAGCCACTTCATGGATGCCGTTGTGGGCGAACTGGGCTATCCGGCCATGCGCGTGTCCATGGTAGACGCGGGCGCCGGCGTGCCGGTGCTTCAGGTGAACGTGTCCTCCGACCGTCATCCGCGATTCAGCCAGGGCCGATTCCAGTTCGACACCCCCAGCACCTTGGTGCTTGACGACGTCGACCTGTGGGCTCCGCAGCTGCTCGAAATGTGCCTTGCCAGCGAAGTTGAGGACCAGCAGGTAGCAGCCTCCATCCGTCAGGCGCGCGAAAGCATCTGCATGCTGAAGGGCGCCGTCGAGAACCCGGGCATCACCGTGGTGGCGTCTGTGGGAAGCGACATGCCTGACAGCCAGGCACTCAACGAGCTGCTCTATCCCATGCGGATCGTGGACATCTACATGCCCACCGACCAGGAGCGCCGCGACATCTGGGACCAGCTGGCCGACCGTCATCCGTCCATGCGCTGCCTCAACAGGCAGAAGCTTACCGAGCTGTCGCGCAACCTGTCCCGCTGCGAGCTGCAGCTGGTGGCCCGCGACTCGCTCGAGGACGCCTATCGGGCGGGCCTCAGGGCGCATCGCTACGTGCCCGTCACCCCGGACATCGTGTTCGAACGTCTGGCAAGCATGCAGCCCCTCGATTCCGAGGAGTTCAGCAGCCTGAAGGAGGCCGTGGTTCAGGAGTTCCGCGCGGGAATCGAAGACCTGGAGAAGGAACTGTCCCTGCTGGAGCCCGGCGAGGGGACGGACGCGCCTTCCGCCCAGTAGGCGGGTTCGCGCTTCAATACTGAAACGCCCGACGTCGCGTGCCAGTGGTGCGCGACGTCTTGTTCGTAAGGCGGCCCTGGGTTTGCGCGCCGCGCACATGGCGCTCGCAAAAACCGGCAGTCCGCAAGCCGCAAGACCGAGAGGGGATTGGCGTGGCGCCGACACCCACCACATCTGAACTGCACGCATTCGTCCAGCTCGTCCGCGAGGAGGGAAAGCGCCTGTATCGCGATTTGCCATGGCGCGATACCCGTGATCCTTACGCCATATGGATTTCGGAAGTTATGCTGCAGCAGACCCAGGTGCCCCGGGTGCTCACGCGTTGGGAGCGCTTCATGACGCGATTCCCTACGGTCGACGCGCTTTCCGCCGCCGCATCCGCCGACGTGCTTGAGGAATGGCAAGGCATGGGCTACAATCGCCGCGCGCTGGCTCTCAAGCGGGCCGCCGACATATGCTCAGCCGATTTCGCAGGCGCCCTGCCGAAAACCCATGACGAGCTTATCGGTCTGCCTGGCATCGGGCCCTCCACGGCTGCAGGCATCCTGGCCTTCGCCTACGACGAGCCTTCTATATATATTGAAACGAACGTGCGCGCGGTGTTCATCCATCATTTCTTTCCAGAAAGCGACAGCGTATCTGACAAGGAGATCCGCCCGCTGGTGGAGGCGTGCTGCCCAGATTCGGACGTGCGCGGCTGGTACTACGCGCTTCTGGACTACGGCGCATGGCTCAAAAAGGAGTTTGTCAATCCGACACGCGCGGCCAAGGCATACACGCGCCAAAGCGCCTTCGAAGGCTCCCGCCGTCAGAAACGTGCCTGGTTGGTGCGGCAGGTCATGGCGACCGACGGCGTTTCGTCGGAAACGCTGCTGATCCAGCTGAATTCCCATGAACTGGAAGAGGGAAGAGACAGTGTAGATGCGGACGTGTTCGCTTCCATCATGGCCGATCTGCAGCGGGAAGGATTCGTGCGTTTGGACGGCGATTCGTGGCGCATCGCGTAATCTTCGGCACACCTGAAGCATCCCTTATAAGTTACCCCCGGCAACTCCGTAATTTTCGATATTTCTACCGTCATTTGGACCATCATGTTGTGGAAACTGTTGTAGGGCGGTCTCTAGATATGGTGCTATACTGATTTCGTGTAAACATCACATTCAGATGGTTGCAATATGACCGACAACAGGGGGTAGCTATGGATCTCAAAGGTTCTAAAACCGAGAAAAACCTGATGTATGCATTCGCAGGTGAGGCGCAGGCCCACACTAAGTATCAGTATTACGCATCCCAGGCCAAGAAGGACGGATATGTCCAGATCCAGAACATCTTCCTGGAAACGGCCAAGAACGAGAAAGAGCACGCCAAGCTGTGGTTCAAAGCACTTCACGGGGGCGTCGTCCCCAGCACCCTTGAGAATCTGGAGGACGCCGCCAACGGTGAACATGAGGAATGGACCGACATGTACGCCGAGTTCGCAGCCACTGCCCGCGAAGAAGGGTTCGAGGATCTGGCCGAGCTGTTCGACGGCGTTGCCGGTGTTGAGAAGGAACACGAGGAGCGTTACCGCAAGCTGATCGAGCGCATCAACAACGGTGAAGTGTTCAAGCGTGGCGAAGTGTACGCGTGGAAGTGCAACAACTGCGGGCACATCCACATCGGCACCGAGCCGCCGGAAGTGTGCCCCGTATGCAACCATCCCCAGGCGCACTTCGAGATTCGTTCCGAGAATTATTAATACCTGGGACGGTGGTAACACTCTTGCGGAGTTCAAGTGCATAAATATGCACATCCCCGAAAGTTTTTTGCCAACCGCGTTAATTTTTTACACTATGGGTATTATGTCCAATTGATTTTAGCCGTCTAATGGGTGGGCGGTTGAATGTGCGGAAGCAATTCCGCAAAGGGGGATTCGTGAATGGTCCGAAAGCGCTTTTGTGGGGAGTGCCGAAGGGGTGTCCAACGTATCTCGAAAAATAGTGATATTGGTGAGTCGGAAGGCTCACCGCCAGTGTGTCTAGGAGGTGTACACATGGACAATCAGGCAACCGCTTCTCGTGCTGAGAACATCCTGTCGGCTCGCGGCGTTTCTCGTCGTAGCTTCATGAAGATGTGCGGCACAGTCGCGGTCATGGCCGGACTTGGTCAAGCTGCTGCTCCGCGCGTTGCAGAGGCTCTTGAACAGTCGGTCATCGGCGCCACCGAGGGCAACCTTTTCCCGGTCATCTGGATTGAAGGTGCGTCCTGCACAGGCTGCACGGAGTCGTTCGCACAATCCGCCGACCCCGATCCTGCATCCGTCGTGCTCGAGCTCATCTCTTGCAACTACTGCGAGACCTTGAGCGCTGCGGCAGGTCACAGCATGGAACTTGCCAAAGAGCAGACCATTCAGGCCGGTAATTACATCCTCGTGTACGAGGGTGCCATTACCCGCGCATTCGACGGCTGGTCGCTGCGCGTCGCCGAAGAAACCGGCATTGAGATCCTGAAGCATGCGGCCGAGAACGCCGCAGCCGTCGTGGCTGCCGGCTCTTGCGCCGTCAACGGTGGCTGGCTTGCCGCCGACCCCAATCCTGCCGACGCCTGCGGCGTGCAGGAAATCTTGACCGAGGCGGGCATCGCGACTCCCGTCATCAACATTCCGGGCTGCCCTGTGAACCCGGAAAACCTTGTGGCAACCCTCGTTTCCGTCATCCTGCTGGGCCAGGTTC
This genomic window contains:
- a CDS encoding hydrogenase small subunit, whose translation is MDNQATASRAENILSARGVSRRSFMKMCGTVAVMAGLGQAAAPRVAEALEQSVIGATEGNLFPVIWIEGASCTGCTESFAQSADPDPASVVLELISCNYCETLSAAAGHSMELAKEQTIQAGNYILVYEGAITRAFDGWSLRVAEETGIEILKHAAENAAAVVAAGSCAVNGGWLAADPNPADACGVQEILTEAGIATPVINIPGCPVNPENLVATLVSVILLGQVPELDGEGKPKAMFNQTIHDNCERRGHFENGEFVYEFGSEEEALGYCLYPLGCRGPQTYANCSVVRWNAGVSWCVASGAPCIGCCEANPNNPSQNWVQVNTPFYKRHRTLRIGNFIFQPTTVAAGLTAIVAGALVIHGFGMKAAGRAPHGADFEDIRVWDAKHLDQSVGQYDEAVIAAAKEAQKGGKN
- a CDS encoding adenine glycosylase — its product is MAPTPTTSELHAFVQLVREEGKRLYRDLPWRDTRDPYAIWISEVMLQQTQVPRVLTRWERFMTRFPTVDALSAAASADVLEEWQGMGYNRRALALKRAADICSADFAGALPKTHDELIGLPGIGPSTAAGILAFAYDEPSIYIETNVRAVFIHHFFPESDSVSDKEIRPLVEACCPDSDVRGWYYALLDYGAWLKKEFVNPTRAAKAYTRQSAFEGSRRQKRAWLVRQVMATDGVSSETLLIQLNSHELEEGRDSVDADVFASIMADLQREGFVRLDGDSWRIA
- the rbr gene encoding rubrerythrin, with product MDLKGSKTEKNLMYAFAGEAQAHTKYQYYASQAKKDGYVQIQNIFLETAKNEKEHAKLWFKALHGGVVPSTLENLEDAANGEHEEWTDMYAEFAATAREEGFEDLAELFDGVAGVEKEHEERYRKLIERINNGEVFKRGEVYAWKCNNCGHIHIGTEPPEVCPVCNHPQAHFEIRSENY